The Kosakonia sacchari SP1 genome includes a window with the following:
- the lldP gene encoding L-lactate permease gives MNLWQQNYDPAGNLWLSSLIASLPILFFFFALIKLKLKGYVAASWTVVIALGVALLFYRMPLDHALASVFYGFFYGLWPIAWIIIAAVFVYKISVKTGQFDIIRSSILSITPDQRLQMLIVGFSFGAFLEGAAGFGAPVAITAALLVGLGFNPLYAAGLCLIVNTAPVAFGAMGIPILVAGQVTGLDSFEIGQMVGRQLPFLTIIVLFWIMAIMDGWRGIKETWPAVIVAGGSFAIAQYLSSNFIGPELPDIISSLVSLVCLTLFLKRWRPVRIFRFGDMGASQVDLDLKRTQYSGGQILRAWSPFLFLTTTVTLWSVPPFKALFAPGGALYDWVFTISVPHLDKLVARMPPVVSAATPYAAVYKFDWFSATGTAILFAAILSIIWLRMKPKDAVTTFTSTLRDLALPIYSIGMVLAFAFISNYSGLSSTLALALAHTGSAFPFFSPFLGWLGVFLTGSDTSSNALFAALQATAAQQIGVSDVLMVAANTTGGVTGKMISPQSIAIACAAVGLVGKESDLFRFTVKHSLIFTCMVGVITTLQAYVLTWMIP, from the coding sequence ATGAATCTCTGGCAACAGAATTACGACCCGGCTGGCAACCTTTGGCTTTCCAGCTTAATTGCCTCGCTACCGATCCTGTTTTTCTTTTTTGCGCTGATAAAGCTCAAACTGAAAGGCTATGTCGCTGCCAGTTGGACTGTCGTTATCGCCCTTGGCGTGGCGCTGCTGTTTTACCGTATGCCGCTCGATCACGCGCTGGCCTCGGTGTTTTATGGTTTTTTCTACGGATTGTGGCCGATTGCGTGGATCATTATCGCCGCCGTTTTTGTCTACAAAATCTCGGTCAAAACCGGGCAGTTCGACATCATTCGCTCTTCGATTTTGTCGATTACCCCAGACCAGCGTCTGCAAATGTTGATTGTCGGCTTCTCTTTCGGCGCGTTTCTGGAAGGGGCTGCCGGATTTGGCGCGCCGGTCGCCATTACCGCCGCGTTGCTGGTGGGTTTAGGTTTTAACCCGCTGTATGCTGCGGGCCTGTGTCTGATCGTTAACACCGCGCCGGTCGCCTTTGGCGCAATGGGCATTCCAATTCTGGTGGCCGGGCAGGTTACCGGGCTGGACAGCTTTGAAATCGGCCAGATGGTTGGCCGCCAGTTACCGTTCCTGACCATTATCGTGCTGTTCTGGATCATGGCGATTATGGATGGCTGGCGCGGCATAAAAGAGACCTGGCCGGCGGTGATTGTCGCGGGCGGCTCGTTTGCTATCGCCCAGTATCTGAGTTCCAACTTTATCGGCCCGGAACTGCCGGACATCATCTCGTCGCTGGTTTCGCTGGTCTGCCTGACGTTGTTCCTCAAGCGCTGGCGTCCGGTGCGCATCTTCCGCTTCGGCGATATGGGCGCATCGCAGGTCGATCTCGATTTGAAACGTACCCAATACAGCGGCGGGCAGATCCTGCGCGCCTGGTCGCCATTTCTGTTTTTGACCACTACCGTGACGCTGTGGAGCGTGCCGCCGTTTAAGGCGCTGTTTGCCCCTGGCGGTGCGCTGTATGACTGGGTATTCACCATTTCTGTACCACACCTCGACAAGCTGGTCGCGCGGATGCCGCCAGTGGTTAGCGCCGCTACGCCTTATGCTGCGGTGTATAAATTTGACTGGTTCTCCGCCACCGGCACCGCCATTCTGTTCGCCGCCATTTTGTCGATTATCTGGCTGCGCATGAAGCCGAAGGATGCCGTCACGACGTTTACCAGCACGCTGCGTGATCTGGCGCTGCCGATTTACTCGATTGGTATGGTGCTGGCGTTCGCCTTTATCTCTAACTATTCCGGGCTGTCATCCACGCTGGCGCTGGCACTGGCGCATACCGGTAGCGCCTTCCCGTTTTTCTCGCCATTTCTCGGCTGGCTGGGGGTTTTCCTGACCGGTTCAGATACCTCATCCAATGCGCTGTTCGCCGCGCTGCAAGCCACGGCGGCGCAGCAAATTGGCGTGTCGGATGTGCTGATGGTGGCGGCGAATACCACCGGCGGCGTTACCGGCAAGATGATTTCGCCGCAGTCGATCGCCATTGCCTGTGCGGCGGTGGGGCTGGTGGGTAAAGAATCCGACCTGTTCCGTTTTACTGTTAAACACAGCCTGATTTTCACCTGCATGGTGGGGGTGATCACGACACTTCAGGCCTATGTACTGACCTGGATGATCCCATGA
- a CDS encoding YibL family ribosome-associated protein, producing the protein MKEVEKNEIKRLSDRLDAIRHQQADLSLVDAAEKYAELEKEKTTLESEIARLREQYTQKLSKEAQKLMKMPFRRTITKKEQADLGKLKKSVRGLVVVHPMTALGREMGLDAMTGFANSEF; encoded by the coding sequence ATGAAAGAAGTCGAAAAAAACGAAATCAAGCGTCTGAGCGACCGCCTCGACGCGATTCGCCACCAGCAGGCGGATCTCTCCTTAGTTGACGCAGCGGAAAAATACGCGGAACTGGAAAAAGAGAAAACCACGCTGGAAAGCGAAATCGCCCGTCTGCGTGAGCAGTACACGCAAAAGTTGAGCAAAGAAGCGCAGAAACTGATGAAAATGCCGTTTCGCCGCACCATCACCAAAAAAGAGCAGGCCGACCTCGGCAAGCTGAAAAAAAGCGTCCGTGGTCTGGTGGTTGTCCACCCGATGACCGCGCTGGGCCGCGAAATGGGCCTCGATGCAATGACCGGCTTCGCCAACAGCGAGTTCTGA
- the mtlR gene encoding mannitol operon repressor MtlR has protein sequence MPTMARETPRQLTKLSDMQAIMEKTQAFENRVLERLNAGKTVRSFLIAAVELLNEAINILVLQVFRKDDYAVKYAVEPLLDGDGPLGNLSVRLKLIYGLGVISRPEYEDAELLMALREELNHDGTEYAFTDDEILGPFGELHCVAALPPTPVFDTSDTRLLAMQKQRYQQVVRSTMVLSLTELISRISLKKAFQK, from the coding sequence ATGCCGACGATGGCGCGGGAAACCCCGCGCCAGTTAACGAAATTGTCAGATATGCAGGCAATAATGGAAAAAACGCAGGCTTTCGAAAACCGTGTTCTCGAGCGTCTGAATGCTGGCAAAACCGTGCGAAGCTTTTTGATCGCCGCCGTTGAGTTACTCAACGAAGCTATCAATATTCTGGTGTTGCAGGTATTTCGCAAAGATGACTACGCGGTGAAATACGCTGTAGAGCCGCTGCTTGACGGAGATGGACCGCTGGGCAATTTGTCCGTGCGTTTAAAGCTGATTTACGGTCTGGGTGTCATCTCCCGCCCGGAATACGAAGACGCCGAGCTGTTGATGGCGCTGCGTGAAGAGCTCAACCACGATGGCACAGAGTACGCGTTTACCGATGATGAGATCCTCGGGCCGTTTGGTGAGCTGCACTGCGTTGCCGCCCTGCCGCCAACGCCGGTGTTTGATACCAGTGACACAAGGCTTTTGGCCATGCAAAAACAGCGCTACCAGCAAGTCGTGCGTTCAACCATGGTGCTCTCTCTGACCGAGCTTATTTCCCGTATCAGCTTAAAAAAAGCATTCCAGAAATAA
- the mtlD gene encoding mannitol-1-phosphate 5-dehydrogenase: MKALHFGAGNIGRGFIGKLLADAGIELTFADVNQVVLDALNARHSYQVHVVGEKEQVDTVSGVNAVSSIGDEVIDLIASVDLVTTAVGPVVLERIAPAIAKGLAKRKAQGINTPLNIIACENMVRGTTQLKGHVIAALADADKAWVEEHVGFVDSAVDRIVPPSASATNDPLEVTVETFSEWIVDKTQFKGTLPNIPGMELTDNLMAFVERKLFTLNTGHAITAYLGKQTGHQTIRDAILDASIRAVVKGAMEESGAVLIKRYGFDADKHAAYIQKILGRFENPYLKDDVERVGRQPLRKLSAGDRLIKPLLGTLEYNLPHANLVKGIAAAMHYRSEQDPQAQELAQLIEEKGPQAALAQVSGLDANSPVVNEAVSAYNARA, from the coding sequence ATGAAAGCATTGCATTTTGGCGCAGGTAATATCGGACGTGGCTTTATCGGCAAGTTGCTCGCCGACGCGGGGATTGAACTGACGTTCGCCGATGTGAATCAGGTGGTGCTCGACGCCCTTAATGCCCGTCATAGCTATCAGGTGCATGTGGTTGGTGAAAAAGAGCAGGTCGATACCGTCTCCGGCGTTAACGCCGTGAGCAGCATTGGCGACGAGGTTATCGACCTGATTGCGAGCGTTGATCTGGTGACCACGGCGGTCGGTCCGGTGGTGCTGGAACGCATCGCCCCGGCTATCGCCAAAGGTCTGGCAAAACGTAAAGCACAGGGCATTAACACGCCGCTGAACATTATCGCTTGTGAAAATATGGTGCGCGGCACCACGCAGTTAAAAGGCCATGTTATTGCCGCGTTAGCGGACGCCGACAAAGCCTGGGTTGAAGAGCATGTTGGCTTCGTGGATTCCGCCGTTGACCGTATTGTTCCGCCGTCTGCATCCGCTACCAACGATCCGCTGGAAGTGACGGTGGAAACCTTCAGCGAGTGGATTGTCGACAAAACCCAGTTCAAAGGCACGCTGCCGAACATTCCGGGCATGGAATTAACTGATAACCTGATGGCATTTGTTGAACGTAAGCTCTTCACGCTGAATACCGGGCATGCTATAACCGCGTACCTTGGAAAACAGACCGGCCATCAAACCATTCGCGACGCCATTCTGGATGCCAGCATCCGTGCGGTTGTGAAAGGCGCAATGGAAGAGAGTGGCGCGGTGCTGATCAAACGTTATGGCTTCGATGCCGACAAGCATGCTGCGTATATTCAGAAAATCCTGGGCCGTTTTGAAAACCCTTATCTGAAAGACGATGTTGAGCGCGTAGGTCGTCAACCGCTGCGTAAACTGAGCGCGGGCGATCGCCTGATCAAACCGCTGCTCGGCACGCTGGAGTACAACCTGCCGCACGCGAACCTGGTGAAAGGCATTGCCGCTGCTATGCATTACCGCAGCGAGCAGGATCCGCAGGCGCAGGAGCTGGCTCAGCTTATCGAAGAGAAAGGCCCGCAAGCCGCGCTGGCGCAGGTTTCAGGCCTGGATGCTAACAGCCCGGTCGTTAACGAAGCCGTCAGCGCCTATAACGCCAGGGCATGA
- a CDS encoding PTS mannitol transporter subunit IICBA — MSSDIKIKVQSFGRFLSNMVMPNIGAFIAWGIITALFIPTGWLPNETLAKLVGPMITYLLPLLIGYTGGRLVGGDRGGVVGAITTMGVIVGADMPMFLGAMIAGPLGGWAIKHFDNWVDGKIKSGFEMLVNNFSAGIIGMILAILAFLGIGPAVEVLSKVLAAGVNFMVAHEMLPLASIFVEPAKILFLNNAINHGIFSPLGIQQSHDLGKSIFFLIEANPGPGMGVLLAYMFFGRGSAKQSAGGAAIIHFLGGIHEIYFPYVLMNPRLLLAVILGGMTGVFTLSVLNGGLVSPASPGSILAVLAMTPKGAYFANLAAIFAALIVSFVISSILLKTSKVKDDEDLQEATRRIHEMKAESKGATPLAAGDVTNDLSHVRKIIVACDAGMGSSAMGAGVLRKKVQDAGLTNISVTNSAINSLPSDVDLVITHRDLTERAMRQAPQAQHISLTNFLDSGLYTNLTERLVAAQRHTDNEAKVTSSLQDSFDAPNSNLFKLSAENIFLGRTASNKEEAIRFAGEQLVKGGYVQPEYVDAMLEREKLTPTYLGESIAVPHGTVEAKDRVLKTGVVFCQYPEGVRFGEDEDDIARLVIGIAARNNEHIQVITSLTNALDDETVIQRLANTTSVEEVLALLGK, encoded by the coding sequence ATGTCATCCGATATCAAGATCAAGGTGCAAAGCTTTGGTCGTTTTCTCAGCAATATGGTGATGCCGAATATCGGCGCGTTCATCGCGTGGGGGATCATCACCGCATTGTTTATTCCTACAGGGTGGTTGCCGAACGAGACGCTGGCAAAACTCGTTGGCCCAATGATTACTTATCTGCTGCCGCTGCTCATCGGTTACACCGGTGGTCGTCTGGTGGGCGGCGATCGTGGCGGCGTAGTCGGCGCGATCACCACCATGGGCGTTATCGTTGGTGCGGATATGCCGATGTTCCTCGGCGCAATGATCGCAGGCCCGCTTGGCGGCTGGGCGATTAAACACTTTGATAACTGGGTCGACGGTAAGATCAAATCCGGTTTCGAAATGCTGGTGAACAACTTCTCCGCTGGCATCATCGGTATGATCCTCGCCATCCTGGCGTTCCTCGGCATTGGTCCTGCGGTTGAAGTGCTGTCCAAAGTTCTGGCGGCGGGCGTTAACTTCATGGTTGCGCACGAAATGCTGCCGCTGGCGTCTATTTTTGTCGAACCGGCGAAAATCCTGTTCCTCAACAACGCCATCAACCACGGTATCTTCTCACCGTTGGGTATCCAGCAATCGCATGATCTCGGCAAGTCCATCTTCTTCCTGATCGAAGCGAACCCGGGTCCGGGTATGGGCGTGCTGCTGGCGTACATGTTCTTTGGTCGCGGTAGTGCTAAACAGTCTGCTGGCGGCGCGGCTATCATCCACTTCCTGGGTGGTATCCACGAAATTTACTTCCCATATGTACTGATGAACCCGCGTCTGCTGCTTGCTGTTATCCTCGGCGGTATGACTGGCGTGTTCACCCTGAGCGTGCTGAACGGCGGCCTGGTTTCTCCGGCTTCTCCGGGTTCCATCCTGGCCGTGCTGGCAATGACACCAAAAGGCGCGTACTTCGCGAACCTGGCGGCTATCTTCGCTGCACTGATTGTCTCTTTCGTTATCTCTTCCATCCTGCTGAAAACCAGCAAAGTGAAAGACGACGAAGACCTGCAAGAAGCAACCCGTCGTATTCACGAAATGAAAGCAGAGTCTAAAGGCGCTACCCCGCTGGCGGCGGGCGACGTGACCAACGACCTGAGCCATGTGCGTAAAATCATCGTCGCTTGTGACGCCGGTATGGGTTCCAGTGCCATGGGCGCGGGCGTGCTGCGTAAGAAAGTACAGGATGCGGGTCTGACCAACATCTCTGTCACCAACAGCGCCATTAACAGCCTGCCGTCTGACGTTGACCTGGTGATTACGCACCGCGATCTGACCGAGCGTGCCATGCGCCAGGCACCACAGGCGCAACACATTTCGCTGACTAACTTCCTCGACAGCGGCCTGTACACCAACCTGACTGAACGTCTTGTTGCCGCACAGCGCCACACTGACAACGAAGCCAAAGTCACCAGCAGCCTGCAAGATAGTTTCGATGCTCCGAATAGTAACCTGTTCAAACTGAGCGCAGAGAATATCTTCCTTGGTCGCACCGCGAGCAACAAAGAAGAAGCCATCCGTTTTGCCGGTGAGCAACTGGTCAAAGGCGGCTACGTTCAGCCGGAATATGTCGATGCCATGCTGGAACGCGAAAAACTGACCCCGACCTATCTGGGTGAGTCCATCGCGGTACCGCACGGCACAGTGGAAGCGAAAGATCGCGTGCTGAAAACCGGCGTGGTGTTCTGCCAGTACCCAGAAGGTGTCCGCTTCGGTGAAGACGAAGATGACATCGCCCGTCTGGTGATTGGCATCGCGGCACGTAACAATGAGCACATCCAGGTCATCACCAGCCTCACCAACGCGCTGGATGACGAGACCGTGATTCAGCGTCTGGCGAACACCACCAGCGTTGAAGAAGTGCTGGCACTGCTCGGCAAGTAA
- a CDS encoding glutathione S-transferase: MKLIGSYTSPFVRKISVILLEKGITFEFINEQPYNAVNGVAQYNPLGKVPALITDDGEVWFDSPIIAEYIDLLNTAPAMLPTDRKAALKIRQLEALADGIMDAALVSVRELARPVEQQSETELLRQREKVSRGLDALESYLKDGTLSVDDLNLATVAIACAISYLNFRHVSPGWCVDRPLLVKLVENLFQRESFARTEPPKA, translated from the coding sequence ATGAAACTGATCGGCAGCTATACCAGTCCTTTTGTACGCAAAATTTCGGTGATCCTGCTGGAAAAGGGCATCACCTTCGAATTTATCAATGAGCAGCCTTATAACGCCGTGAATGGCGTGGCGCAGTACAACCCGCTTGGCAAAGTACCGGCGCTGATAACCGATGATGGCGAAGTGTGGTTCGACTCGCCGATCATCGCGGAATACATTGATTTGCTAAATACCGCCCCGGCGATGTTGCCCACCGATCGCAAAGCGGCACTGAAAATTCGCCAACTGGAAGCGCTGGCTGACGGCATTATGGATGCGGCGCTGGTCTCGGTTCGCGAGCTGGCGCGCCCGGTCGAACAGCAGTCGGAGACTGAACTGTTACGCCAGCGGGAAAAGGTTTCGCGCGGTCTGGACGCGCTGGAAAGCTATCTTAAAGACGGCACGCTGAGCGTGGATGACTTGAATCTGGCGACGGTGGCAATCGCCTGCGCGATTAGTTACCTCAATTTCCGCCATGTTTCGCCCGGCTGGTGTGTTGATCGCCCACTGCTGGTAAAGCTGGTGGAAAATCTTTTCCAGCGCGAGAGTTTCGCCCGCACCGAACCGCCGAAGGCTTGA
- the selA gene encoding L-seryl-tRNA(Sec) selenium transferase, which yields MTTLYSQIPSTDRLLRDEAFATLLTTFGHSRVAQTLRQLQDEARAQIRDAQTLPDWSQDWAAAAQQRLTQSDSSALRPVFNLSGTVLHTNLGRAVQPQAAIDAVAQVMGSPVTLEYDLDGAGRGHRDRALADLLCQLTGAEDACIVNNNAAAVLLMLAATAAGREVVVSRGELVEIGGAFRIPDVMRQAGCVLHEVGTTNRTHAKDYRQAINDNTALLMKVHTSNYHIEGFTKAVDEAELVVLGEEHALPVIVDLGSGSLVDLSRYGLPQEPMPQTLIAAGVSLVSFSGDKLLGGPQAGIIVGKKALIEQLQQHPLKRALRADKMTLAALEATLRLYLHPEKLTENLPTLRYLTRPEAEIREQAQRLCAALTARYHEFELRVETCLSQIGSGSLPVDRLPGAALTFTPRDGGGRRVEALAAQWRALPQPVIGRIYDGRLWLDCRCVDDESRLLEMLLK from the coding sequence ATGACTACTCTTTACAGCCAGATCCCTTCGACCGATCGTCTGTTACGTGACGAGGCGTTCGCCACTTTATTAACCACTTTTGGCCACAGTCGCGTGGCGCAAACGCTGCGCCAGCTTCAGGACGAGGCGCGCGCGCAGATCCGCGACGCGCAGACATTGCCCGACTGGAGCCAGGATTGGGCGGCAGCGGCGCAACAGCGGCTGACACAAAGTGACAGCAGCGCGCTGCGCCCGGTGTTTAACCTGAGCGGTACGGTGCTACACACCAACTTAGGCCGCGCGGTACAACCGCAGGCCGCCATTGATGCCGTCGCGCAGGTGATGGGCTCGCCGGTGACGCTTGAATACGATCTCGACGGCGCGGGGCGCGGTCATCGCGATCGCGCCCTGGCCGATCTTCTCTGTCAGCTTACCGGCGCGGAAGATGCCTGCATCGTCAATAACAATGCCGCAGCGGTATTGCTGATGCTGGCGGCCACGGCGGCTGGCCGCGAAGTGGTGGTGTCGCGTGGTGAGCTGGTAGAAATTGGCGGCGCATTTCGCATTCCGGACGTGATGCGCCAGGCGGGCTGTGTGCTGCACGAAGTCGGTACCACTAACCGCACGCATGCGAAAGATTACCGCCAGGCGATTAACGACAACACCGCGCTGCTGATGAAAGTCCACACCAGTAATTACCATATCGAAGGCTTTACCAAAGCGGTGGATGAAGCGGAACTGGTGGTGCTGGGGGAAGAGCATGCGCTACCGGTGATTGTTGATCTCGGTAGTGGTTCGCTGGTCGATTTAAGCCGCTACGGTTTGCCGCAGGAACCGATGCCGCAGACATTGATTGCTGCCGGTGTGAGTCTGGTGAGTTTCTCCGGCGATAAACTGCTCGGCGGCCCGCAGGCGGGCATTATCGTGGGTAAAAAAGCGCTGATTGAGCAGTTGCAGCAACATCCGTTAAAACGCGCGCTGCGGGCGGATAAAATGACGCTGGCGGCGCTGGAGGCGACGTTACGCCTCTATCTGCACCCGGAAAAACTCACTGAGAACCTGCCGACGCTACGTTACTTAACCCGCCCGGAGGCGGAAATTCGCGAGCAGGCGCAGCGCTTATGCGCAGCGTTGACGGCGCGTTATCACGAATTTGAGTTGCGCGTGGAAACCTGCCTGTCACAAATTGGTAGCGGTTCGCTGCCTGTCGACAGGCTGCCAGGCGCGGCATTGACCTTTACCCCGCGCGACGGCGGTGGGCGTCGTGTAGAGGCGCTGGCCGCGCAGTGGCGGGCACTGCCGCAGCCGGTGATTGGCCGTATTTACGATGGTCGCCTGTGGCTGGACTGTCGCTGTGTTGATGATGAATCCCGCTTGCTGGAGATGTTGCTGAAATGA
- the selB gene encoding selenocysteine-specific translation elongation factor — protein MIIATAGHVDHGKTTLIEAITGVNADRLPEEKKRGMTIDLGYAYWPQPDGRVPGFIDVPGHEKFLSNMLAGVGGIDHALLVVACDDGVMAQTREHLAILQLTGNPSLTVALTKADRVDEARIADVRAEVQNTLQAFGYPQATLFVTAATEQRGIAELREHLLQLPERAHPEHQRFRLALDRAFTVKGAGLVVTGTALSGDVRVGDTLWLTGANTPMRVRGLHAQNQPVEHAHAGQRIALNIAGDAEKEALSRGDWLLSQQPDEPTERLIVALQTHVPLTQWQPLHIHHAASHVTGRVSLLENGLAELVLDTPLWLADNDLLVLRDISARSTLAGARVVTLNSPRRGKRKADYLAWIGELAQVKDDAQALAVHLSRGAVDLRAFGWARQLSSIGLAALLDNPGFIRAGDNLLNAPVAARWQRKLLDTLATYHEQHREEPGPGRERLRRMALPMEDEALVLTLIERMRESGDIHSHHGWLHLPEHKAGFSDEQAQLWQKTAPLFGDEPWWVRDLAREVGVDEQVMRGLLRQAAQQGLITAIVKDRYYRNDRIVTFASMIRDLDEARGSTSAADFRDTLNVGRKLAIQILEYFDRIGFTRRRGNDHILRDKALFLKE, from the coding sequence ATGATTATTGCCACTGCCGGGCATGTCGACCACGGCAAAACCACCCTGATTGAAGCGATTACGGGCGTGAATGCCGATCGCCTGCCGGAAGAGAAAAAACGGGGTATGACCATCGATCTCGGTTATGCCTACTGGCCGCAGCCGGATGGCCGCGTGCCGGGTTTTATTGATGTGCCAGGGCATGAAAAATTCCTCTCTAATATGCTGGCGGGCGTTGGTGGCATTGACCATGCGTTGCTGGTGGTGGCGTGTGACGATGGCGTCATGGCGCAGACGCGCGAGCATCTGGCGATTTTACAATTGACCGGTAACCCGTCGCTGACGGTAGCGCTAACGAAGGCTGACCGCGTGGATGAGGCGCGCATTGCCGATGTGCGCGCGGAAGTCCAAAACACGCTCCAGGCCTTTGGTTACCCGCAGGCGACGCTGTTTGTTACCGCCGCTACGGAACAGCGCGGCATTGCTGAGCTGCGTGAACATCTGTTGCAGTTGCCGGAACGCGCGCATCCGGAGCATCAGCGTTTCCGCCTGGCGCTCGATCGCGCTTTCACGGTAAAAGGTGCGGGGCTGGTGGTGACGGGAACGGCGCTTTCCGGCGATGTCCGCGTGGGCGATACGCTGTGGCTGACCGGGGCGAATACACCGATGCGTGTGCGCGGGTTGCATGCGCAGAATCAACCTGTCGAGCACGCTCATGCCGGGCAGCGTATCGCACTGAATATTGCCGGTGATGCGGAAAAAGAGGCGCTCAGTCGCGGTGACTGGCTGTTGTCGCAGCAGCCCGACGAACCCACCGAGCGGCTGATTGTCGCGCTGCAAACCCACGTTCCGCTGACGCAATGGCAGCCATTGCATATTCACCATGCTGCCAGCCACGTTACCGGACGCGTGTCGCTGCTGGAAAATGGCCTTGCCGAACTGGTGCTTGATACGCCGCTGTGGCTGGCGGATAACGACCTGCTGGTGCTGCGTGATATCTCCGCACGCAGCACGCTGGCGGGCGCACGCGTGGTGACGCTGAACTCACCGCGTCGCGGCAAGCGCAAGGCAGATTACCTGGCGTGGATTGGTGAACTGGCGCAGGTCAAAGATGACGCCCAGGCGCTGGCCGTGCATTTATCGCGCGGGGCGGTGGATTTGCGTGCATTTGGCTGGGCGCGCCAGTTAAGCAGCATCGGTCTGGCGGCGCTACTCGATAACCCCGGTTTTATCCGCGCGGGGGATAACCTGCTTAATGCGCCGGTGGCAGCGCGCTGGCAGCGTAAGTTGCTGGACACGCTGGCGACTTACCATGAACAGCACCGCGAAGAGCCGGGTCCAGGGCGCGAACGCCTGCGACGCATGGCGCTGCCGATGGAAGATGAAGCGTTGGTATTAACGCTGATTGAACGCATGCGTGAGAGCGGCGATATCCACAGCCACCACGGCTGGCTGCACTTGCCGGAGCATAAAGCCGGTTTCAGCGACGAGCAGGCGCAGCTTTGGCAAAAAACCGCACCGCTGTTTGGCGACGAACCCTGGTGGGTGCGGGATTTAGCCCGTGAAGTTGGCGTCGATGAACAGGTAATGCGCGGCCTGCTGCGTCAGGCGGCGCAGCAGGGGCTGATTACGGCGATCGTTAAAGATCGTTATTACCGCAACGATCGCATAGTGACTTTTGCGAGCATGATCCGCGATCTTGATGAAGCGCGCGGCTCTACCAGCGCGGCGGATTTTCGCGATACGTTGAATGTGGGGCGCAAACTGGCGATTCAAATCCTCGAGTATTTTGACCGCATTGGTTTTACCCGTCGCCGTGGTAATGACCACATCCTGCGCGACAAGGCGTTATTTCTCAAAGAGTGA
- a CDS encoding 4Fe-4S dicluster domain-containing protein, translating to MNRFIIADPAKCIGCRTCEVACVVSHEDNQDCSGVKPATFSARIRVVKTGDFSSAVTCHHCEDAPCANVCPVGAIGRANGVVLVEQSRCIGCKSCMIACPFGAMQVMRVENRAQALKCDLCQHRENGPACVDACPTNALRCINPVQLRENRLQSQRL from the coding sequence ATGAACCGTTTTATTATCGCTGATCCGGCCAAATGCATTGGCTGCCGTACCTGCGAAGTAGCGTGTGTGGTGTCGCATGAAGATAACCAGGACTGCTCGGGTGTGAAGCCCGCGACCTTTTCCGCACGCATCCGCGTGGTGAAAACCGGCGATTTCTCCTCCGCCGTCACCTGCCATCATTGCGAAGACGCGCCCTGCGCGAATGTCTGTCCGGTCGGTGCGATCGGGCGGGCCAACGGTGTGGTGCTGGTGGAGCAATCGCGCTGTATCGGCTGTAAAAGCTGCATGATTGCCTGCCCGTTTGGTGCCATGCAGGTGATGCGCGTTGAGAATCGGGCGCAGGCGCTGAAGTGCGATCTGTGCCAGCATCGCGAAAACGGCCCGGCCTGTGTCGACGCTTGCCCGACCAACGCGCTGCGTTGCATAAACCCGGTGCAGCTTCGTGAGAATCGGCTACAAAGCCAGCGGCTCTAG